The genomic segment AGTACGTCTCGGCGTTTCTCTTGATCGTCTCCTCGTCAAGCATCGGACGCGCCTTGGTCTTGCCCGACGGATCGCCGATCCGCGCGGTGTAATCGCCGATGATGAGCACGGCGCGATGGCCCAGGTCCTGGAACTGCCGCATCTTGCGCAGCACCACGGTGTGGCCCAGGTGAATGTCCGGCGCGGTCGGGTCCATGCCGAGCTTGATGCGCAGCGGTTTGCCGGATTCCGCCGCGCTCGCAAGGCGATCGCGCAGCTCGGACGGCTTCTCGCCGTAGATGTGTTCGCAGCCGCGCTGCAACTCGGCGAACTGCTGGTCAAAATCCGTTTTCGAATCGGGCACGGGGTTGTTCCCAGGTTGAGTGCGCTGTTCGGTCTTCTCGCCGCGGCACGATGGACCACCAAGCGCGACAGAGGGCACAGATGGTAATGAATCAAACGTGAACATTCCAATGGCGCCATGCCTCGATACGAAACCGCCACACGTTCTGGTGCGGTTGACGTTGCACCGTTTGGCATGGCTCGCCGTGGGTCGTACGATGGCGTCACGGCTATGTACCGCAAACTCCTTTTCGCCTACGCGGGGATCGCCGTCGCCCTGATCGTCACGAGCGCCGTGACGACGGCGCGCGCCAAGCGCGTCAGTGGCGACGACCATTACCTTTTCACCCAGACCTCGATTTTCGTCAACGAGCCGGTTCCGCCCGCGAACGAAACCGATGCCGCCCTCGATGCGGCCTTCGCCGAGGACGACGACGAGGAGGCCGCCGCCGACGCCGGCACGTTGCTCATCGCCCGGCCGATGTTCGTGCTGGGCTTTCTCGACGTGACCGGTCCATTCACCGTGCTGGGGGGCGCGGCGCTGGCTGCTGGCGCGCTGGTTCGCCGTCGCCGCCGGGCGCGGACTGCGCCGGCGGAGGTTTCTCAATCGTGATGCGTTCCGCGCTGGCGCGCCAGCCTTCGTCGGCTTCGCGCCCGATGCGGAGCAACGCCTGAAACGCCGCGTCGTGTTCGAGTAGGCGCGCAGCCGCCCGGCCCAGCGCCGCTTCGCACCGGGTGACGCGTGCAAGCGGGCATCCGAGTTCCTGCGCCAGCCGCCGAAGCGGCGTGCGCGAGGCTTCGTTGGGCACGCCGAGGCGCTCGGCCGCGCAGCGGCGGATCAGCGCGCGGTCGGCAATGCTTCGTCGCGGTCGCTGCGATTCCATCGCCACGGCCCGCTCCAGCGCCAACTCGATTCGTTGGCGAATCAGATCGCCGATGGTGAGGAACTCGCCGTTTGCATGCGGCGTCGCTCGAATCGTTTCGCGACGGTGGATGGGATGCGGCGCACCGTCGTGAAAATTCAGCGGGACCACGCGAGGCAGCGCGTCGTCCGTCGACGAATCCAGACGGACGACGCCTTTTGCCGGATCGAGCGCGTTGTCCGCCGCGCGCCGCGAGGCGTCGCGCCGGCGGCGCTGGGTCACGAACGGCACGCGGATCAGCGGTCCGGATTCGTGCCGATATCGACTCATGGCGAAATGGATCCGCGCCATGGCGTACGACGCGAAGACCCCATGCCGCGCCGGGTCGTGCGAGCGGATCGCTTCGGCCAGCGCCAGGTACCCCTCCTGCACCATGTCCGCCCGCTCCGGCGGAAAATCCGGCCGCGTTCCGAACGTCCGTTTCAGCGTCAGGTGGACAAGGGGCGAATGCCGCTCCACAAGCGACCGCTGCGACGCGCTTAAACCGGTCAGCGGAACCGTCGACGAAGGATCGCGCCGATCGTTGTGATGCAAGCCGCGCGAGCAGCGCGATTCAAGCGGACCGCGTCGTCTGACCGAGTCGATCGCCACGTGCGCGCCGCGTGCGGGCTTGCCGCCGGGGTGATGTTTCGCCCTGCGCGACGAAGCCCGGCGGGAGCCTTCGGCGTGAGCGATGGGTTTGCCGGATTCTGCAGATTGGGACATACCCTAACATATACCAAACTTCTACCGGCGTCAAGGACACCCCGCTTGATGGAGGCCGATCATCCGTCCGAAGCGTCAAGACTTGTCACCAGTGCCGCACGCACTGCCTGCGGGTCGCTGCGCGTCAGATCGACCGAACCCTTGATCTCAAATGGACCTACGGCCGTGCGCGTCAGCGATTCACAGATCGCACCGCAACCCAGGGTGACGCCCAAGTCGCGCGCGATCGCCCGGATGTACGTCCCGCGGCCGCAGGCGATGTCCAGTTCCAGCCGCGGCCAGGCATACGCGAGCACGTCGATCGCATCGATGCGGATCACGCGCGGTTCGTGCCGCACCGTCTCGCCCGCTTTCACGCGCTGGTAGCTGAATCGCCCGCCGACGCGCATCGCGCTGTAGTCCGGCGGCGTCTGCATCACGTCGCCGCGCATCGCCGATACGGCCGCGTCGATGGCTGCGCGTGGGGGCGGCTGCGCCCCGGGCACCTCGCGAAACGGCTGCTCCGGATCGAATGTCTCATTGGTGACACCCAGCCGCAGCGTTGTGCGGTAGCGCTTGGGCATCGCCATGATGCGCTCCACCCAGCGCGTCGCGCCACCAACGCACGCCACGATCACGCCGTCGGCGAAGGGGTCCAGCGTCCCGGCGTGCCCGATCTTGCGCAGCCCGAAGATCGGCCGCAGGCGGTAGACGTATTTCGCGCTGGTCCAGCCGCGCGGCTTGTAGAGATTCACGACGCCGCACGGCTCCGGCGGACCGCCCGGCGATTTCGTCGTTTGCGATTGTGATGTTCTCGAAACCATGACGAAGCCATTCTACGGGACGGGGCGGGTCGTCGCCCGCGCGGCCGCGACCTCCAGCGCGCGAAGCAGGCGCCGTACGTCCTCCCGTTCCGGATCGCGATCCAGCAGCGCGCGGGCCTCGTCGCGCGCGTCGTCGATTCGGCCGAGTCGGGCCAGCACCGACAGACGCAGCATCTGTGCCGGCGCACGCGGCGGGTGATGTCGCGCGAGCGCGTCGAGCTGCTCGAGCGCCTCGACCGGCCGGCCGCGGTTGAATTCCAGGATCGCCAGATTGAGCCGCGCTTCTTCGTGCTTCGGATCGGTCG from the Planctomycetia bacterium genome contains:
- the truB gene encoding tRNA pseudouridine(55) synthase TruB, which produces MVSRTSQSQTTKSPGGPPEPCGVVNLYKPRGWTSAKYVYRLRPIFGLRKIGHAGTLDPFADGVIVACVGGATRWVERIMAMPKRYRTTLRLGVTNETFDPEQPFREVPGAQPPPRAAIDAAVSAMRGDVMQTPPDYSAMRVGGRFSYQRVKAGETVRHEPRVIRIDAIDVLAYAWPRLELDIACGRGTYIRAIARDLGVTLGCGAICESLTRTAVGPFEIKGSVDLTRSDPQAVRAALVTSLDASDG